From one Dermacentor andersoni chromosome 1, qqDerAnde1_hic_scaffold, whole genome shotgun sequence genomic stretch:
- the LOC129381068 gene encoding uncharacterized protein, with amino-acid sequence MKLLCLAVFAGVACLALADEAKKDEKAAGKDEKVEARGGLIGGYGGGHGGGHGGGHGGGHGGGHGAGYGQSSGGYQGGFKQGGAGYSQGSAGFAGGDSSRNVQGYNNQQGYSSSSGFSKTDKNRHGSGSSQHSGGFAGGSAGHKSGFGSQQHGHAGGGGY; translated from the coding sequence CTCCTGTGCCTTGCTGTGTTCGCCGGCGTAGCGTGCCTTGCCCTCGCCGATGAAGCCAAAAAAGACGAGAAGGCTGCCGGAAAGGACGAGAAGGTCGAAGCCCGCGGAGGTCTCATCGGAGGGTATGGTGGCGGTCACGGTGGCGGGCACGGTGGCGGTCACGGTGGCGGTCACGGTGGCGGACATGGAGCCGGCTACGGGCAATCTTCCGGAGGCTACCAAGGTGGCTTCAAGCAAGGAGGTGCAGGATACAGCCAGGGCTCGGCAGGCTTCGCTGGAGGCGACTCGTCTAGGAACGTTCAGGGCTACAACAACCAGCAGGGGTACAGCTCCAGCTCAGGCTTCTCAAAGACCGACAAGAATCGCCACGGAAGCGGTTCTAGCCAACACTCGGGTGGCTTCGCTGGTGGCTCCGCGGGTCACAAGTCTGGTTTCGGAAGCCAGCAGCACGGCCACGCTGGCGGAGGCGGCTAttag